Below is a genomic region from Gadus morhua chromosome 4, gadMor3.0, whole genome shotgun sequence.
tacagagagcgagagagagagagaaacagagacagagacagacagagacagagacagagagagagagagagagagagagagatagagacgacAGCCCAGGAACAAGCTGGCAGTGCAGGAGTGTTAAAGCCGTGATCTGAAACCAATTAGTGAGCATCGGAGGTGTAAAGgggatagagtgagatagagtcaccgtgagagagagagagagtcaccgagagagagagagagtcaccgagagagagagagagagagagagagagagacggaccaTCGCAGAGAGATAAAGCAGAGGGAACCGAGCACATCGGCGTGAGCAGGGGAGCACgcgtcccctccctccctccccctctccctctctcacactctgattctctctctccctcacactctctctccctcacacattctctctctctggctcctgGGAGAATGACCTGCCACTCGGAGCTGTGATTTCTCAGTCCGAGAGACGGGCGTCCCTGGAGGGTAGACCGCCATCCCGCCGTCGgagaaggagcagcagcagcaggaggaagaggaggaggaggaggaggaggagcagcaggaggaggaggaagaggaggaggaggagcagcagcttaATCACAACAAGAGGAGCAACGCGCCGCGAGGAGCGGCTCTCAGGCACCTGGGACGAGGAGAGATCCGAGGACGTGcagggggacaggaggaggagccgtggCTACGAGGAGAGCAGCGCTACGAGGAGGAGCGGGATTTACACCGTCTGCGAGCGCCACACCGGCagcccagcagcccccccccccccctccctccccccgaggTAAATACCTGCCTGCTGCCACGCGCCGGGGGAGGGTGGGGACCGCAGGGTGCCTCCGAGGGCTGGGTGCTGGGTGGGGTGTCTGGGGAGGGGTCTGTGGGGTGGGCGCTGGGGGACAGGGTGCTACCAAGGGGTTTCGTCTGCTTTCACTCGGACGGACAgcaacagcgtgtgtgtgtatgtataacaCGTGTGCGTCTGTACTCACTCATTTACATGAACTCagcgtacacgtgtgtgtgtgtgtgtgtgtgtgtgtgtgtgtgtgtgtgtgtgtgtgtgcgcgcgcgcgcgtaaTCACTCGTTATGAACAcaacgtgcacgtgtgtgtgtgtgtgtgtgtgtgtgtgtgtgtgtgagtgtgtaatcAATCGTGCACGTGTGTGGTCACTAATTCATATCCATGCAGCCCATTCAgtgcgagagcgagggagagcgatGTGGTTCTCAGGTGATGAGGAGCAGAGTGAAGAGCAGAGagtacatgcacacgcacacacaccagcacacattcacatgcgcgcgcacacacacatgagtagcatgcgcacgcacaaacgcagacacgctggctcacatgcacacactcacacgtgcagcacactcactcactcacacacacaaacatgcactcacacacactcacacaaagccCTATGATAATTCAGAACACGTGATTGTTATCACTATACAATGAACCTTCTGAATGAACATAACTCTATTCACTTGAACCTCTTGGGAGATTATACCATCAGATTAGTCTGTCTCTATTCACTAGTCTAGTTAGTGAATTTATTTCATGAAACAAGCTCTATTCAAAATAGTCTAGTGAGTGTACCTATCTGATGAATCAAGCTCTATTCAATAGAGTCTGGTGAGTGAATCATCTATCCAATTAATCTAGGGTACATTTAAGCAGCAAAAGCAAAAGCCTTTCAATTGCTGAAATAACAAGATAAACCGATATGAAACTGTACTCTTCATATCCTGACGTTTGACTGTCAATAACAAGTGCTTAATTATTCATAGTGAAGACAACAAGATGGATAAGCTACACAGACCATGCAAACGGCTGTAGCAGCCTATCGTAGCTACACAGACGGGGCTAACGGCTGTAGCGGCCTAGCGTAGCTATACAGACCACGCTAACTACTGTAGCAGGCTAGCGTAGCTATACAGACCATGCTAACTACTGTAGCGGGCTAGCGTCAGCTACACAGACCGGGCTAACGACTGTAGCGGCCTAGCGTTAGCTACACAGGCCGAGCTAACGACTGTAGCGGCCTAGCGTAGCATTTTCACATCTAAAAAACGATTTCCTGAGATGCACGACATTCTACTGACAACTAAccttttaacacacacaaacacacacacacacacacagaagaagaagatgaagagataACAGCAGAGGCGGCTGTGATGTTCCCCGTCGCCTCCTGTTGGTTAACCAGTTGTAACCCATAGTTAccgccctccttcccccctcagGTCCGTAACACGCGAGGCGATGGGTGGGGGCCAGGCGTAACCGTTGGCGACAGCCGCCTGGCCGAGATGATGTCACCGTCTGCATGGACCCATTGTCTCTCCATCTGAGGCGCGGGGTAGCGGTGAAGGTCAGACGGGGTCACGCCCACTGCCCCAGCAagggccccaccccccccctgccggTGACCCCTACCGGGCGCTCTGACCTTGGGTTCAGGTGCTTACCTCAGAGGACATCCAGGGAggcagaacacagaacacactgcTCCACAGATCCGGGTTCTCTCTCGGTGTCTCCGGGGACCGACGCCCGGGAGACCACGAGATACGGTGGATTATAACGTGGAGCTCAGGCTttgggacgaggaggaggaggaggacggccgAGGAATAGGTGGATAAATAAAGGATGACTGAGCCGGTCTTCATATCTCGGTGCTGAGGGAAagctgacagagagaggggggagagacgacAGAGagctgacagagagaggggggagcgacgacagagagaggggggagagacgagggagaggcgacagagagaggggggagagaggggggagagctgacagagagaggggggagagaggacagagagagaagggagagacgacagagagagaagggagagagaagggagagaggggggagagaggggggagagaggaaggagagacaagagagaggggagggagagccgacagagagaggagggagagacgacAGAGGgacgacagagagaggagggagagacgacAGAGGgacgacagagagaggagggagagacggcagagagaggggggagagacgagggagagacggcagagagaggggggagagaggacagagagctgACGGAGAGATCAAccaagagaggagggagagaggacaacagggagctgagggagggggaCACACTGGAGGCCTCAGGCCTGGGCGTAAGGGGACAACAGCGGGACACAGCAGCTAATGAAGGAGAGCATTGATCTGGTTGTACAACAGccctggagaggagggagggagggagggagggagggagggagggagagagggagggaccggTCTCAGTGTTCTCACTAATTCACAATCAgctctcacccccaccctcttgTCCTTGTCTGGCGGAGACCAGAGGTGGAGGAAAACACATCAGCCCAGTCCTTGCTGTGGACTTAGTCGACTGGATTAGGAGTAGGAGGGGACCCGGAGGAACGCCCCCAGCCCTGGGTCTAACCCCGACCACCCCGGGTACAAAAGGTCCTCACCAGGATGGCGGGGTCGGGTCCGGCTGGCTGAGCTGGGACTCGGGAGAGCAGTCCACTGGGATGGGGGGTGAGTTCAACACAGTAAACACCTTTAAGCCCCTCCTGGAACATTGCATCCCCCAGATCATCCATCAGGACGATCCACCGtatacacacaccgcacacaacGCATATGTTTACATGGAACGAACAGGAACTGAGGAGTTCCGACTTTTAAAAAAAAGCTGCGAGTTTATCAGCCACGCTTCAAAATAGACGCTCCATATTTAGCTGTTTGCTCAAATATTGAATGTGTTTTACTCCAACGTGTCGAGATGTAGAGATTCTACATCTCCACCGCTGGAACCTGTCCAGTGCCTACAGCTCTCTAGAAGGCCATGTATTCCCCAGGTCTGGACTGAAGGCCTAACAAAGGTTTAGCCGTTGTGTACATTCCCCTCAGTGGCCCGCGGGTCTCCGTAGTTAGGGAAAGCCGAGCTCCACAGAGTTAGTGTACAGGCCAGGGCTTGAGAGTGGGTCTGTGCTATTCGGAACCCCACGGATGGAAAGTCCCCCCTGTTTGGCCCCCATCATCTTTACAACGAGTAACAACGATAACCCTGAAGCAATCCTACAAATCGAATCTCATAACCAAGCCCGACACATACATTCAAAGTCTGCTCTTGACTAAAACTATTAAGACAAGTAGTGTTACCAGGGATACAAAGAGACActgatgtgaatgtgtgtcttaGTAGTCACCAACAGGCGACACCAACGATCACCGATGTTGTATCCGACTTGTCAAACATTATTCAACCTTCTAAGTGACTGAAGAGGTGCATGCTGCAGCCAAGGCTCGCTCTGCCTTGGCTCCTTGCTAATGTGTCCTGTCCCCACACCGACCTGCTCTCCCCAGCGCTCCAGCGCCACTGAGGATGATGCACATCTCCCCGGTGCTGAGCTTAGCAGCCACCATGAGCAACCTGACCGTCTTGGACACTGGGGAAGACGACACCAGCGCAGACATGGACGTCTACCCACTCAGCTTCCAAGTACGTCCGCATCACAGTGACTAATATGAACGGATAGGCCAGGTTGAGATCAGGCAGGGTAAGGTTTATATAAGGATTCGAATTGGTTGTCGTCTGAACTCAATGTTCTACTTACAATGTATGACCACTGCTACGAAATGCACTTCCATCAAAGAAGAAAACGTACGCTGTGAAACTCAGGAAGTGCTTGGAGGAGGTAATGGAACAGCTTCTGCTTATTATTCGTATGTCTTGGTTCGTGATGATCAGAATCAGATGGTTGACTCATGACACTTTCTGAACCGGTTACCCGTCACCAACCCTGACTGAACACCATGCGCCCCCCACAGGTCGCCCTGACCAGCCTCCTGATCCTGGAGATGGTGCTGGGCCTGAGCTCCAACCTCACCGTGCTGGTGCTGTACTGCATGAAGCAGAACCTGGTCAGCTCCGTCTCCAACATCGTCACCATGAACCTGCACGTGCTCGATGTGCTGGTGAGTCCCAGCGCCGCCCCCAAACCCCTCAATATGTGTGGGGTTTCTTTCACAtaaaaggtcccatattataccaaCCGGTGTAGCCGTTACAAgaccgttttgaaaatcggcatctagtgacatcacaagcgggcgtgtccacctagatgtgtgctggatagatcagtctaccagcctacccagtggcaTGTAGCGAACGTTGCTCATCTGtccatcacacatctaggtggacacgcccacttgcgaTGTCACTAGAGGCTGATCTTCAAAAACGGCTTTGTATGGCTAATCACGCTCACCACTGGTtgtataatatgggacctttatcGACGTTCCCGGActcgctcctcccccccccccccctccaggtgtgcATGGGCTGCATCCCGCTGACGGCCGTGGTGATCCTGCTGCCCCTGGAGTCGGACACCGCCCTGCTCAGCTGCTTCCACGAGGCCTGCGTCTCCTTCGCCAGCGTGGCCACGGCCGCCAACGTGCTGGCCATCACGGTGGACCGCTACGACATCTCCGTGCGGCCCGCCAACCGCATGCTGACCATGGGCCGCGTGGTGGCCCTGCTGGCCTTCATCTGGGCCCTGTCCGGCCTCAGCTTCCTGGTGCCCTTCATGGAGGTGGGCTTCTTCAGCCAGGCCGGGTCGGACCCGTTGAACCGGACCGTGCcgacggcggcggggggggcggcccACGCCAACGAGTACTCGACCGAGCCCGGCCTGTACTACCACCTGCTGGCCCAGATCCCCATCTTCTTCTTCACGGCGCTCGTCATGCTGGTCACCTACTACAAGATCCTGCAGGCGCTCAACATCCGCATCGGCACACGCTTCCAGCACAACCCGCCCAAGAAGAAGccgccgccgaggaagaaggCCATCTCCATGACGACCCcgccggcggcggtggcggcggcggggggtgCGGGGGCGGCGGCCGAGTCCACGGACGGCGCGTCGCAGAGCAGCACGGGGGTCCGAGGGGGCTCCGGCGCCACCATGGGCATGAGGGCCTCGGTGTCGGTCATCATCGCCCTGCGGAGGGCAGTGAAGCGGCACCGCGAGCGGCGGGAGCGCCAGCGGAGGGTCTTCAAGATGTCCCTGCTGATCATCTCCACCTTCCTGCTGTGTTGGACCCCCATCACGGTGCTCAACACCATCATCCTCAGCGCGGGCCCAAGTGGCTTCACGGCGCGCCTGCGGCTGGCCTTCCTGGTCATGGCCTACGGGACCACCATCTTCCACCCGCTGCTCTACGCCTTCACGCGCCAGAAGTTCCAGAAGGTGCTCAAGAGCAAGATGAAGAAGAGGGTGGTGTCCGTGGTGGAGGCCGACCCCACCCCCAACGTGGTCATCCACAACTCCTGGATCGACCCCAAGAGGAACAAGAAGGTCACCTTCGAGGACGCAGAGGCCCGACAGAAGTGTCTCTCCTCGGAGAACGTTGAGTAACTCTGGGAATATGTTTCCGGAGGAACGTTACGGAATACGGTGACTGATCCGTAGAGACTCCCGGGCTTCCGAGGAGGAGGGGCAAAATTCCTTTAAAAAAACGtggttgcaaaaaaaaaaggcttccaGGTGTAAACAAAACGTTATCTTGAGTTCTCGTTTGTCGTAGGGTAAGCTTGCGAGATCCTCCGGGGAAGTGTTTGATTAGGGAGATCTCGCCCAGAAGATCCACTCTGAACCGGGGCTGGCATCAGTTGCTTGTGTAGATGTTTGAGACatacttttgcagcaataaacTGAGCTGAATTCTGTATTAAATAGTACCGCGATTAAAAGAACAATAGGCTATATCCGGGCTTCACAGCTCATTTAGGGAGATAATGAGTATTTATCAGTGGTGTTGTGGGTTTGCGTCAGCACCACTACAGTAAGGAACCTTTACTCTAAACTGCAGTGATGTCTGTTCTTTGGTTTTTCCTAAATGAGTCCAATGTGTGTAACAGATGTACAGTTCTTGAACTCATTAATAGTATTTAATAGTATGTGTCCACTTTTTGTATTGGATGAGGATAAAAAGGTGCACTCAGTGGCAGCGTCCCAGCAGACATGTTTGGCCAGTGATAGAGACATGTGAAGTCTATTTCCAAACAGCTCTCAGTAGGGACTCCCTCTCCATCTGTCAGGTGATCACATCAACACATAACACTTTGCTTTTCCTAGGCGTCGTTTCAGTCGCCATGATTCTTTCTTTCATGAGGGGAAGGCTATGTACCTATTTGTGTTCCATAGAGGCCTGACATGCCAGAGACACGCCAGAAACCTCGGGCTTTGTTCTTTGCTATCAGAGGTAACCGTTAGTTAAGGGTATATTAGATGAGCTCAGATACACGAGCACGGAGGCTCAGATCTAACTATATGCTGGAGGGTTTGAGAGTGGCTCTCTCGCAGGCTTTCACCCAGACCAAGAAGGTCCTGCCCGTGAGTTGCATAATGATGAGAGAGTGCAGAACATTTCAGAAAGGTCAAAGGGTCAAAGGCACGACCCCGTCCGCTATAATTAACGTCACTCGGACATGTGAACCTAAACTAAGTTCATGGTCAAAATCAAAAAACGGAATATCTGAAAGACGCTGAAAATGAGTCAGCAACACTGacgcagatttttttttcaacagggACGTGAACTTTGTGATAACATGCCGATTAACTCGTATGAATATTGTGAAAATGTTCCATAGAAATGTACGGTTTATTTGAACACATTATCCACGTTGTCATGGGAgtaaagaaacacaacaaaacccTGCATCCTGATTCCTTCTGTGAAACGAAAGTAGAAGGTCTCACTGCAGTGcagtacgcacacacaacacagagagagaccagcagggctcagagagagagagagagagagagtcctggGCTGGACCGATTgccacagcgggggggggggggggggggggtatgcctCCTAGTCGCCCAGATCAATCCCCTCTCAGGGCACACCATGTCCTCATAGTAaattgtaaatggactgcatttatacagcacttttcctAACCAGGGCTACCCAAAGCTGTGTACAATATTGCCTTAGTaccattcacccgttcatgcacccGTTCACACAGCGACGGCGACATCAACCATgcagggcaacagccagctcgacGGGAACAggtagggtgaggcgtctcgctcagggacaacCTCTAcgctccaggaggaggaggaggagccggggatcgaactagcgaccttccggtGAACGGCCGACACGCTCTTCCTCGGGAGCCGCGTTGCCGCCCGGCCGTGAAGGGATCATAACGCGGGGCACGTCCTCCTGAGAGCGCTCTCTAACGAGTGGGCCGCTCTAGATCAGCCCGATGAGAGGCACTCGAGTCTTATCTGCCCCGGGCTGACCTTCGGCTGGTGTCTTTATTAGGACCGGGCTGCGGTCACTGCGGCCACTGCCAAACGCCAGGCGGCCGGGCCCGGCAtttgttcatagaaccaagagcCAAGGCGTTAACAATCGCTCCGATAACCCATAgccaacacagatagctaggataagacgctgcacaatgctaagtactactttcaagtgccaggacgtacaacaaagAATAAGCGTGTACATTTTGTTCCAGGACATACAACTTACAAgtagtgcgtacattaagtgccaggacgtacaacatgcaataagtgcgtacattaagtgccaggacgtacaacatacaataagtttgTAAGAGGGGTGGTAgcggtaagggggggggggggagctcccTCTGGGCAGCGGGGGTCCTGACGGCGGCGTCCCGAGAGACGGGTTAACTTCTGGGATACTTATAGTGCAACGCAGCGGTGTGTGTGCCCTACTTCATACACAGCATCGTGACCGCTCACGTGACGACGCGGACCGGCCAGCACAAAGTGGGTGTGGGCCGTTACCATGGGaatgacagcccccccccccctcctccttagAACTCACCGCTTAGAGTTCAGGATCGAGCTGAAACAGGTTTCACGTTCCCTCCCTCCAAGATGAAGAAAGgcaacacagtgtgtgtgcgtgtgctacaAAAAAGGCAGAATGATTGCTTTGTGCACCACACGCTtaatggacaaacacacacacacacacacacacacacacacacacacacacacacacacacacacacacacacacacacacacacacacacacacacacacacacacagcgggagCTGGGTTAAAACACTGGTCTCGTCGAGCCCTGCTGTCACGCTCCACTGGCGggcaataaaccaaaagctaaCGTAGCGATAGCACGGAGATAGCCGCTAGCTGTGACACAGCACTCATCAATAGCGCTTTTTTCCGACGGAAGGTCAGGGCGCCCTCGGCGGGGCCGTCCACCAGCCCCGCCAAGGAAGTTGGGGCGCCCGGGAACACTTCATAACAAGCCCTGtccttggaggaggagaggggatcgAGCTATTTACAGAATGCAGCTTTATGCTGCACACgcttggtggaggggggggggtgatttaTAAAACACCTGCAGTGCACTGCACTGCGTTTCTGAGGAGGTGTGGAGTGGGGTGGATGTatagggtggaggtagggtgggggtgtggaggTATTGGGTGGAgttagggtgggggtgtggtggtaAAGGGTGGAGTTAGGGGGGAGGTGTGGAGGTATAGGGTGGAGTTAAGGTGGAGGTATAGGGTGGAGTTAGGGGGGAGGTATAGGGTGGAGTTAAGGTGGAGGTATAGGGTGGAGTTAAGGTGGAGGTATAGGGTGGAGTTAAGGTGGAGGTATAGGGTGGAGTTAAGGTGGGGGTATAGGGTGGAGTTAAGGTGGAGGTATAGGGTGGAGTTAAGGTGGAGGTATAGGGTGGAGTTAAGGTGGAGTTAAGGTGGAGGTATAGGGTGGAGTTAAGGTGGAGGTACAGGGTGGAGTTAAGGTGGAGTTAAGGTGGAGGTACAGGGTGGAGTTAAGGTGGAGGTATAGGGTGGAGTTAAGGTGGGGGTATAGGGTGGAGTTAAGGTGGAGGTACAGGGTGGAGTTAAGGTGGAGGTACAGGGTGGAGTTAAGGTGGAGGTACAGGTTGGAGTTAAGGTGGAGGTATAGGGTGGAGTTAAGGTGGGGGTATGCGGAGTTAGGTGGAGTTTAGGTGGGGGTGGACGGTGGTCAGGTGGGTGGTCTCGGGgggccccccctcacccccactttaccacaataacaaacaaacggTAAAACACAGTCTGAACCCGGGTGAACTCCCGGCGGACGCGTTGTTGCCACGGCTACAAGCGGTGTGTAATGCACCCTGTTAACAGCGAGTTATCCGACCCGCTGTGGTACAGTGGGACAGCCGAGAGCGGCGCCGTACGgacatcatgtgtgtgtgtgtgtgtgtgtgtgtgtgtgtgtgtgtgtgtgtgtgtgtgtgtgtgtgtgtgtgtgtgtgtgtggctctggtTCCTACCCAGTTCGTTGAGGCTCTGGGCTGCCTTGGTGATCTCCCGGCTGCCCGCCTGCAGCTGGGCCTGGAGCCGCTTGCTGAGGAACAGGATGCGGATGATCCTCCGCAGCAGGTCACAGGCCAcctgggggggacagggggacactCAGACCTGGACCAGGGACACTCAGACCTGAACCAGCACTTAGACCTGGACCAGCACTCAGACCTGGACCAGCAATCAGACCTGGACCAGCAGCACTCAGACCTGGACCAGCAGCACTCAGACCTGGACCAGCAGCACTCAGACCTGGACCAGCAGCACTCAGACCTGGACCAGCACTCAGACCTGGACCAGGGACACTCAGACCTGGACCAGGGACACTCAGACCTGGACCAGGGACACTCAGACCTGGACCAGGGACACTCAGACCTGGACCAGGGACACTCAGACCTGGACCAGCACTTAGACCAGGACCAGAGTCATTCAGAACAGGACCAGCActcagaccaggaccagggacACTCAGACCTGGACCAGCACTTAGACCAGGACCAGAGTCATTCAGAACAGGACCAGCActcagaccaggaccagggacACTCAGTGCCCGACCAGATACACTTGACCGCCGCTACAGTCCAACGCTTATTCACTTTTCTCTCATCGATTCCAGTCGGACGAAGCCACAAACAATAATCCATAAATCCCATTAGTCTG
It encodes:
- the LOC115542461 gene encoding G-protein coupled receptor 22 → MMHISPVLSLAATMSNLTVLDTGEDDTSADMDVYPLSFQVALTSLLILEMVLGLSSNLTVLVLYCMKQNLVSSVSNIVTMNLHVLDVLVCMGCIPLTAVVILLPLESDTALLSCFHEACVSFASVATAANVLAITVDRYDISVRPANRMLTMGRVVALLAFIWALSGLSFLVPFMEVGFFSQAGSDPLNRTVPTAAGGAAHANEYSTEPGLYYHLLAQIPIFFFTALVMLVTYYKILQALNIRIGTRFQHNPPKKKPPPRKKAISMTTPPAAVAAAGGAGAAAESTDGASQSSTGVRGGSGATMGMRASVSVIIALRRAVKRHRERRERQRRVFKMSLLIISTFLLCWTPITVLNTIILSAGPSGFTARLRLAFLVMAYGTTIFHPLLYAFTRQKFQKVLKSKMKKRVVSVVEADPTPNVVIHNSWIDPKRNKKVTFEDAEARQKCLSSENVE